Proteins found in one Mangifera indica cultivar Alphonso chromosome 15, CATAS_Mindica_2.1, whole genome shotgun sequence genomic segment:
- the LOC123197200 gene encoding transcription factor bHLH130-like, which yields MDSSASHNFQNQSDSGLLSFHSAPSSLLANFTDTFNKRNFESERVISRFMNSGGDTGNNSNFQEFEDKSSVHYGNNSQQNCSGLPLHYPRHSSPMDTSFEFLMDHNTQLKTVNSNLVRHSSSPAGLFAKLSAQNGYSTGNQAGNYGGLNGSNGEVSPSTNRIKSRLSFSSRIPSPLGVLPQVSEIDSNSIAGSPTDGKTGNGNGDARFYSAGFPYGSWNDSSHFTDNFPAMKRDQENDRKFFSSTQNGELGNCVHILSHQLSLPKTSAEIAAMEKFFQFQDAVPCKIRAKRGCATHPRSIAERVRRTRISERMRKLQELVPNMDKQTNTADMLDLAVEYIKDLQKQFKTLSDNRANCKCSNIQKPVSNQIV from the exons ATGGATTCAAGTGCTAGTCATAATTTTCAGAACCAATCCGATTCTGGGTTGTTGAGTTTTCACTCTGCTCCAAGCTCTCTTCTTGCTAATTTCACTGACACAtttaataagagaaattttgaaTCAGAGAGGGTAATCTCAAGATTCATGAATTCTGGTGGTGATACTGGTAATAATTCTAACTTTCAAGAGTTTGAAGATAAATCGTCGGTTCATTATGGGAATAATTCTCAACAAAACTGTTCCGGGTTGCCTCTTCATTATCCAAGGCACAGCTCTCCGATGGACACCTCATTTGAGTTCTTAATGGATCATAACACACAATTAAAAACTGTTAACTCCAATCTCGTTAGGCACAGCAGCTCCCCAGCAGGACTTTTCGCCAAACTGTCTGCACAAAACG GCTACTCCACCGGAAACCAAGCAGGAAACTATGGTGGGTTGAATGGATCCAATGGAGAAGTGAGTCCATCAACAAACAGAATCAAAAGTCGGCTTAGCTTCTCCTCAAGAATACCTTCACCCCTAGGCGTGTTGCCGCAGGTCTCAGAAATTGATAGCAACAGCATTGCAGGTAGCCCTACAGACGGGAAAACTGGAAATGGTAATGGCGATGCTCGATTTTACAGTGCTGGATTCCCATATGGATCTTGGAACGATTCATCCCATTTCACAGATAATTTTCCTGCCATGAAAAGAGACCAGGAAAATGACAGGAAGTTTTTTTCTAGTACCCAG AATGGAGAGCTTGGAAATTGCGTTCACATATTATCCCACCAGCTGAGTTTGCCTAAGACTTCAGCAGAGATAGCTGCCATGGAAAAATTCTTCCAATTTCAGGATGCTGTCCCCTGTAAAATTAGAGCTAAACGTGGTTGTGCCACCCATCCTCGAAGCATTGCCGAAAGG gtGAGAAGAACACGGATCAGTGAACGGATGAGAAAGCTACAAGAGCTTGTTCCAAATATGGACAAG CAAACGAACACAGCAGATATGTTAGATTTGGCTGTTGAGTATATTAAAGACCTCCAAAAGCAATTTAAG ACTCTTAGCGACAACCGGGCAAACTGCAAGTGTTCGAATATTCAGAAGCCAGTCTCTAATCAAATTGTTTGA
- the LOC123197469 gene encoding receptor protein kinase-like protein ZAR1, translating into MLLQLFLTLLFTPISVSLNQDGLALLALKAAISTDPTHSFDSWSDSDSTPCHWAGIYCIRDRVTSLYLPNKNFTGYIPSELGLLNSLTRLNLAHNNFSKSIPANLFNATSLVYLDLSHNSFSGPIPDQIKTLQHLAHLDLSSNHLNGSLPEFLLDLRGLTDDLNLSYNQFSGQIPQMYGHFPVMVSLDLRYNNLSGEIPQVGSLLNQGPTAFAGNPRLCGFPLQSPCPEAENPRAFSNPEEQKPEDPKSSSSSYGGEGKEKKERSSGSVAVSVISGVSVVVAVVFVSVWLFRRKRRAGWGKMGKKNKCSEVVVDEEEGQNGKFVVMDEGFNLELEDLLRASAYVVGKSRSGIVYKVVAGRQSGVVAPTVVAVRRLSEGDNTWRWKEFEAEMEAIGRVQHPNIVGLKAYYFANDEKLLISDFVRNGSLYTALHGGPSSSLPPLSWAARLKIAQGTARGLMYIHEHSPRKYVHGNIKSTKILLDDELRPYLSGFGITRLVPGASKMTKNQTIVNSAMGSRISAPASVYLAPEARIYGSKFTHKCDVYSFGIVLLELLTGRLPDAAPDNDGKGLESLVRKVFREERPMSEIIDPALLNEVHAKKQVIAAFHIALNCTELDPEFRPRMRTVSESLDRIKSQ; encoded by the exons ATGCTTCTTCAACTCTTTCTCACACTCTTGTTCACTCCTATCTCTGTCTCTCTCAACCAAGATGGCCTTGCTCTTCTCGCACTCAAAGCCGCAATTTCAACTGACCCAACTCACTCGTTCGACTCATGGTCTGACTCAGACTCAACCCCGTGTCACTGGGCTGGCATTTACTGCATTAGAGACCGAGTCACCTCACTCTATCTTCCGAACAAAAACTTCACTGGCTACATCCCCTCCGAACTCGGCCTTTTGAACTCGCTTACTCGACTCAATCTCGCTCACAACAATTTCTCCAAATCAATACCTGCCAATCTCTTCAATGCCACAAGCCTCGTTTATCTCGATCTCTCACACAACTCTTTCTCTGGTCCAATACCTGATCAAATCAAAACTCTTCAACACTTAGCACACTTAGATTTATCTTCAAACCACCTGAATGGGTCCTTACCCGAATTTCTACTCGACCTAAGAGGCCTAACCGATGATCTAAACTTGtcttataatcaattttcaggTCAGATTCCGCAGATGTACGGACATTTTCCGGTTATGGTGAGTTTGGATCTACGGTATAATAATCTCAGCGGAGAAATACCTCAAGTGGGGTCACTGTTGAACCAGGGACCCACTGCATTCGCCGGAAACCCGAGGCTTTGTGGGTTTCCATTGCAGAGTCCATGTCCAGAAGCTGAGAATCCCAGGGCTTTTTCAAATCCAGAAGAACAGAAACCAGAAGACCCCAagagttcaagctcaagctatGGAGGTGAagggaaagagaaaaaggagagAAGTAGTGGGTCAGTGGCAGTTTCAGTAATTTCTGGCGTTTCGGTGGTGGTTGCGGTTGTTTTCGTCTCGGTATGGCTGTTCCGGAGAAAACGACGAGCTGGTTGGGGCAAAATGGGGAAGAAAAATAAGTGTAGTGAAGTGGTGGTTGACGAAGAGGAGGGGCAAAATGGTAAATTCGTTGTGATGGACGAGGGGTTTAATTTGGAGCTGGAAGATTTGTTGAGGGCGTCGGCTTACGTGGTGGGGAAGAGTAGAAGTGGGATTGTGTACAAGGTGGTTGCTGGGAGACAATCCGGTGTGGTCGCGCCTACCGTTGTTGCAGTGAGGAGGTTGAGTGAGGGTGATAACACGTGGCGATGGAAGGAGTTTGAAGCTGAGATGGAGGCCATTGGAAGGGTCCAACACCCAAACATCGTGGGATTGAAAGCTTACTATTTTGCAAATGATGAGAAGTTGCTGATATCTGATTTTGTTCGCAATGGAAGCCTGTACACTGCGTTGCATG GGGGACCTTCCAGTTCTTTGCCACCACTTTCATGGGCTGCCAGGTTAAAAATTGCTCAGGGAACTGCTAGAGGTTTAATGTACATACATGAACACAGCCCTCGGAAATATGTTCATGGTAACATCAAATCTACGAAAATCCTTCTCGATGATGAACTCCGACCTTACCTCTCAGGTTTTGGAATCACTCGTCTTGTCCCTGGTGCGTCCAAAATGACCAAAAACCAAACCATTGTAAACTCTGCAATGGGTTCCAGAATTTCTGCTCCTGCTTCAGTTTACTTGGCACCGGAAGCTCGAATTTATGGCAGCAAATTCACTCACAAATGCGATGTCTACTCATTTGGTATTGTTCTCTTGGAATTATTAACTGGCAGACTGCCTGATGCCGCACCTGACAACGATGGTAAGGGGCTAGAGAGTCTTGTTAGGAAGGTGTTTCGTGAGGAGCGTCCCATGTCTGAGATTATAGACCCTGCATTGCTGAATGAAGTTCATGCCAAGAAACAAGTTATCGCTGCATTCCACATTGCACTTAATTGCACCGAGCTGGATCCAGAGTTTCGTCCAAGGATGAGAACTGTGTCGGAGAGTCTTGATCGCATCAAATCACAATGA